The following DNA comes from Bacteroidota bacterium.
TAGTTTACCGGTTAAAAACCCCCGTCCCAAAGGACTGTATGGAACTATTGCCACTTTTAACTCCCGACAGGCAGCCATAATTTCGGTTTCAATATCTCGAACCCAAATCGAATATTCAGATTGAAGTGCTGTTATTGGATGAATGGCATAAGCCCTTTTCAGACTTTTAACCGAAACTTCGGAAAGTCCGAGATACCTGACTTTTCCCTCATGAACAAGATTAGCCATTGCTCCAACAGTTTCCTCAATCGGAACATTGGGGTCGATACGATGCAAATAGTACAAATCTATATAATCTGTTCCCAGTCGCAGCAAGCTTGCATCACAAGCTTTTTTTACATATTCCGGACGGCCATTAAGCCCTCCTTCGCTGGGAAGGAACCCGAATTTAGTTGCAATGATTACCTTATGACGAACCTTTTTCAGTGCTTTACCAACAAAAGTCTCATTGTGTCCATTGCCATATACATCGGCCGTGTCGAAAAAGTTTAGACCCATCTCAAGAGCCAATTTAATGGTAGCAATTGATTCCTCATCATTGGTTGGGCCATACCATTCCGACATTCCCATACATCCCAACCCGATTGCTGATGCCATTAAATCACTATTGCCCAGTTTCTGTTTTTTTATCATTTTAAATTCTTCTTAATTCTCTGTTGAGAAAAATACTTCTGCTCTTCGACTTGGTTAATGTGTTATATTTCGCTCTGTAAAAACCGGATTGGTTACCTTATTTAAATATCACATTGACATATCGTTTAATTGACTCATTAATTTTCAAATCATCAAATTTTCAAATTACCAAATTTTCAAATTATCCTTTGTACTTTATCCACTTATACAAGTCTTTATAGCTGGGTTTTTTACCATACATCAAAATTCCGGTTCGGTAAATTCTTCCGGCCATCCAGGTGGTAAATAAAAAGCCTGCTACCAGTAAAACCATGGATAGGGCTAATTCGGTATAAGGAACACCAAATGGAATACGGATCATCATGATGATAGGAGAGGTGAGCGGAATAATGGACAACCAAAATGCAACCGGTCCTTCCGGATCACGAATGATGAATTGGGCCATAATCATGGCAAATATGAGCGGAATGGTGATCGGCAGCATAAACTGTTGAGTATCCGCCTCACTATCAACTGCCGAACCAACGGCAGCAAATAGGGCAGCATACAAAAGGTACCCTGTCAGAAAGAAGAAAATAAACGCGAAGATTATGATCCCAAAATTGATGGACGAAATAGCTTCAAAAACTGCAGTTAAATCACTTTCATCACTTGATACCTCAGCTAATGCATTGCCCTGTACCATTTGAGTATTATTCATTACCATGGCACTTTGGTTGGGCATTTTATCTTTAAAAGCAATTTGAAAAACACCGACAATGCTTGCTGTCAGAACGATCCAAAGAGATAGTTGTGTTAGTCCAACCAGACCAATTCCGACTATTTTCCCCATCATTAATTGGAAGGGTTTGACCGATGAGATAATCACTTCAATTATTCGACTTGTTTTTTCCTCAATTACGCCACGCATAACCTGAGCACCGAAAAAGAAAATGAAAAAATAGATCAGGATTCCTGTGAAAATTCCGATCACCATGGCAATTTCGGTATAGGTTTTTTGTTCAGCTTCACCTTCTGAGAGTTTATAAGTGGTAAGGTTTATCGATGTTTTAATAGAAATTGGAATATCCATGGCGATTTCGCGATCGGCCTCATCAAGTTTTAATTTATTGATTTGAAGCAGTAATTTCTGTTCTTCAATTTCCTTGCCCATTATTCGACGGATATAGCTTTTGGTATCGAGGTTTGGTTGTTTTTCGGAATAAATGATGGCTGAAGTCGGAAGGGCAACTTCTGTTTTCGGGATGTACAGCAAGGCATAATCCCCATTGGTTTTCATATTCTCTTTAGCCGTATTCAAATCGGTATGCACATGATAAAACTGAAGATGCTCATCATTTTGAAGTTTATTGTAAAAAATTCCTGTTTCGTCCAATACCGCAATTTTTCGGTCACTGGTATCCGACATGGTCGCTAAGAATGCAGGTACAATCATCATCGCAGCCATGAGTAAAGGACCTAAAATGGTCATGACGATGAATGATTTTTTTCTAACGCGGGTCAGATATTCTCTTTGTATAATGAGTTTAATTTTATTCATAACCTTAATTTAATTTTGATGCATTTGCCTCGGCAACCCTGCTGATAAAAATATCGTTCATACTTGGGATCACTTCATTAAATGAATGGATTTTTAAGTGTGGAATAAGGATCCCCAACAATTGATTGGCATCACCATTATTCAGTTTAATGGTAGCTTGAGATCTCCCATCTTCTAAATTGGTTTGGCTCACTTCAAATTGATTGTTTGTGATTGATTTAATGGAGCCCATGTAACCACTGTATTCTAAAGTAAAAGTATTCGACTTGTAATGAGTTTTGATTTCACTCACCCTGCCTTCCAATATTTTTTCAGATTGATTAATCAGTGCAATATGGTCGCATAATTCTTCAACCGAAGCCATGTTGTGAGTTGAAAAAATAATGGTAGCACCATCTTTTTTAAGTTTTAAAATTTCCTCTTTAAGCAGGTTTACATTGATGGGGTCAAAACCACTGAATGGTTCGTCAAAAATGAGTAATTCAGGTTCATGCAAAATGGTAACAATAAACTGGACTTTTTGCTGCATCCCTTTTGAAAGTTCTTCAACTTTGCGGTTCCACCAAGTTCCGATATCAAATTTTTCAAACCAATACTTTAGCTTTTTGATGGCATCGTTACGGCTTAACCCTTTCAATTGAGCGAGGTAGATGGCCTGTTCTCCTACCTTCATCTTTTTATATAAACCTCTTTCTTCGGGTAAGTACCCAATTTTGTAAATGTGTTTTAGTTGAAGTTTTTCTGAATTAAAGAGAAGCTCACCTTCGTCGGGTGCCGTGATCTGGTTCATGATACGGATAAGGGTGGTTTTCCCTGCTCCGTTTGGCCCCAAAAGCCCGAAAATACTTTGTTTCGGCACCTCAATACTCACCGATTTTAAGGCCGTATGGTTCGAA
Coding sequences within:
- a CDS encoding aldo/keto reductase encodes the protein MKKQKLGNSDLMASAIGLGCMGMSEWYGPTNDEESIATIKLALEMGLNFFDTADVYGNGHNETFVGKALKKVRHKVIIATKFGFLPSEGGLNGRPEYVKKACDASLLRLGTDYIDLYYLHRIDPNVPIEETVGAMANLVHEGKVRYLGLSEVSVKSLKRAYAIHPITALQSEYSIWVRDIETEIMAACRELKVAIVPYSPLGRGFLTGKLKSVEQISGEKDYRKDIPLFQGDNFESNLKIVEALEKIATAKNCKTSQIALAWIRSQGNDIFPIPGTKRRTYVKENLESLKIELSPDELESINQISKLVQGNRKNDSGMKLVDR
- a CDS encoding ABC transporter permease, producing the protein MNKIKLIIQREYLTRVRKKSFIVMTILGPLLMAAMMIVPAFLATMSDTSDRKIAVLDETGIFYNKLQNDEHLQFYHVHTDLNTAKENMKTNGDYALLYIPKTEVALPTSAIIYSEKQPNLDTKSYIRRIMGKEIEEQKLLLQINKLKLDEADREIAMDIPISIKTSINLTTYKLSEGEAEQKTYTEIAMVIGIFTGILIYFFIFFFGAQVMRGVIEEKTSRIIEVIISSVKPFQLMMGKIVGIGLVGLTQLSLWIVLTASIVGVFQIAFKDKMPNQSAMVMNNTQMVQGNALAEVSSDESDLTAVFEAISSINFGIIIFAFIFFFLTGYLLYAALFAAVGSAVDSEADTQQFMLPITIPLIFAMIMAQFIIRDPEGPVAFWLSIIPLTSPIIMMIRIPFGVPYTELALSMVLLVAGFLFTTWMAGRIYRTGILMYGKKPSYKDLYKWIKYKG
- a CDS encoding ATP-binding cassette domain-containing protein; translated protein: MSLFNANNITKRFSNHTALKSVSIEVPKQSIFGLLGPNGAGKTTLIRIMNQITAPDEGELLFNSEKLQLKHIYKIGYLPEERGLYKKMKVGEQAIYLAQLKGLSRNDAIKKLKYWFEKFDIGTWWNRKVEELSKGMQQKVQFIVTILHEPELLIFDEPFSGFDPINVNLLKEEILKLKKDGATIIFSTHNMASVEELCDHIALINQSEKILEGRVSEIKTHYKSNTFTLEYSGYMGSIKSITNNQFEVSQTNLEDGRSQATIKLNNGDANQLLGILIPHLKIHSFNEVIPSMNDIFISRVAEANASKLN